The genomic region GCCGTCGAGCGTGTCCGACAGCTTCTTCAGGTTGGCGTAGTGAGCAAGCGTCCAGTCGCCGGTAATCCGGAGCAAAGGTGGAGTGATGGACGTATCAAGGTGGGCCGCGCCGGCCGTCGTGCGAGTGGTCATAAGCTCCGAGCTTGTTTGGCTATCCACAATGGCTACGTAATAGCACACACTCGCCTACTTTGGGTTGTCCGCTTGTGCTGTGTCTATCACCTTGAAGCGCAATACACCGATGACTTGCCCGTCTTCGGTCAGCACCTGAACCTGCCAGCGCCCTGCTGAGTCACCCGGGAAATTCTGCTTGTGGGTCCAGGCGCGGTAGCCCTCCTTGCGACCGCCATGGATATCCAGGGCAATACGGTCGACTTCCTGGCCGTTGAATTTCCACACATGGTAGATCCGCTCATCCAGCCCGCGCGGTGCGTTGATCGCGGTGTAGGCGTACAGCCCACCACTGCGCAACTGGGCGGCAGTGACTTCCTTGAGGTGATCGCCGGGTGTGCGGTCTTGCAGCTGGGTGCTGATCGCCACTTCGGTCATCCACAGAGTGGCGGGCGGCACCCAGCTGCGCAGGAACCAGCCGGCGCAGCCGATGGCGGCCGTGACCCCCAGCAGCATCGCCCAGCCTTTGAGACTGCGCAGCGGCAGGCTGACGGCCAGGCTGGGAATCGACAGGGCCATCGCCACGCCCAGCGCCAGTTTGTAGCTCTCGGCAGTGGTCAGGTGCAGGATGATCGGCAACGCGGTCAACAGTGCGGCGAATAAGGTCAGGGTATGCAGCGCGAGGAACAGCGAACGCTTGGGCGCCAGCCACTTGTAGTACAGCGGGTCGATGATCGACACCAGCGCGGCTGCGCCGAGCAGGCCGGTAAACACCGATTGGCCGCTGTTCCAGGCTGTGGTGATGAAGAAAAACGGCAGTACGAAAAACAGACTTTCCTGGTGGATCATCTGGGTGGCGTAGCGCAACAGTGGTTCAGGGATTTCGCGCTTGAAGAGCTTGGTGAACAGCTGCGTGAAGCTGTTTTCCAGCATCAGCCACAGCCAGCTCACCAGCATGATGACTGCGATCCAGCTAGCCATGCCCTGCTGGCGGTCCACCAGGATAAAGCTGCCCACGCCCGAGATGAAACCGCCGAGTGCGATCACCCCTGGGTAGCGCTTCATCAGTTCGAGGATGCGCTGGATTAAGTGGGTCAGGTTTGGCATTCGGCGGTTCGCAGTCTTTATATGAAAAATCCCAGACAGAATAACGTCTTAGCCCTGGGTCCGGTGCCTCATTCCACGATCCGTCGGCGATAACGCCGAGCGCTAATCAACGCTATGGCGATCAGCCCCAGCACGCCCGCACCGATCCAGGTCAGGGCGTCATAGCTCAACAGTGGCTTCTCGATGCGCCAATAGCCCGGTTGCTTGAGCACTTCGCGCAAGGCCTGGTTGGTTTGCGCCAGGCTCACGGCCTTGATGCGTTTGACCGGGTCGCTGAAATGACCATCGGCGTAGTCGCCGGCGGCACTCCAATAATAGTCCGCCAGCGCGCTGTTGCCCTGTACAGCCCAGGCCTGGCGGGCAATGGCCGCATGTTGCAGGCGGGCAAATGCTGTTGGGTCCAGCCCGTCCTGGAGCAGTTGTGCCTT from Pseudomonas synxantha harbors:
- a CDS encoding DUF5924 family protein translates to MPNLTHLIQRILELMKRYPGVIALGGFISGVGSFILVDRQQGMASWIAVIMLVSWLWLMLENSFTQLFTKLFKREIPEPLLRYATQMIHQESLFFVLPFFFITTAWNSGQSVFTGLLGAAALVSIIDPLYYKWLAPKRSLFLALHTLTLFAALLTALPIILHLTTAESYKLALGVAMALSIPSLAVSLPLRSLKGWAMLLGVTAAIGCAGWFLRSWVPPATLWMTEVAISTQLQDRTPGDHLKEVTAAQLRSGGLYAYTAINAPRGLDERIYHVWKFNGQEVDRIALDIHGGRKEGYRAWTHKQNFPGDSAGRWQVQVLTEDGQVIGVLRFKVIDTAQADNPK